A genomic stretch from Vibrio coralliilyticus includes:
- a CDS encoding SelT/SelW/SelH family protein, whose translation MNKAKIDIYYCRQCNWMLRSTWLSQELLHTFSEEIETVSLHPDTGGRFEIHCNEQLIWERKQDGGFPEAKTLKQRVRDIIDPERDLGHSDSK comes from the coding sequence ATGAACAAAGCCAAAATTGATATTTATTACTGTCGCCAATGTAACTGGATGTTGAGATCCACTTGGTTATCTCAGGAATTGCTGCATACCTTCAGTGAAGAAATCGAAACTGTCTCTCTGCACCCTGATACGGGCGGCCGCTTTGAAATTCACTGTAATGAGCAGCTTATCTGGGAAAGAAAGCAAGATGGGGGCTTCCCAGAAGCGAAAACACTCAAACAAAGAGTCCGAGATATTATTGATCCTGAAAGAGACCTAGGACACTCTGACAGTAAGTAA
- a CDS encoding sulfite exporter TauE/SafE family protein, translated as MDWIHSIGLLIGSFISNTLAALSGGGAGLLQFPLLIFFGLPFSVALATHKVASVALGIGAAFTHIKQRTIDIKVAFFLVIVGSVGVIIGANIVLMIPEPLAETMLGLMILAIGIYSRFKKQLGQQELPINRHARGWILGGLGLIFIGIINGSLTAGSGLLVTIFLVRWFGYSYKQAVALTMICVGLFWNGIGGAAVTQAGAPIYWPWLPILLLGSFLGGGLGAYLTTRYSNQVIKVCFELLTFAVGIKLLM; from the coding sequence ATGGATTGGATTCACTCAATTGGGCTGTTGATTGGCTCATTTATCTCAAACACGCTTGCTGCTCTGTCTGGCGGTGGGGCCGGACTCCTGCAATTCCCATTGCTCATTTTCTTTGGTTTACCTTTTTCGGTCGCCCTAGCCACTCATAAAGTTGCAAGTGTTGCTCTGGGTATCGGCGCAGCGTTTACTCATATCAAGCAAAGAACCATAGACATCAAAGTCGCTTTCTTTTTAGTTATTGTCGGTAGCGTAGGGGTCATCATCGGTGCGAATATCGTGCTAATGATTCCAGAACCGCTTGCTGAAACTATGCTGGGCCTGATGATTTTAGCGATAGGTATTTACTCTCGCTTCAAAAAGCAACTAGGTCAGCAAGAACTTCCAATCAATCGTCATGCTCGAGGTTGGATATTGGGCGGGTTAGGGCTCATTTTTATTGGGATAATTAATGGCTCCCTCACTGCCGGTTCGGGGCTGTTAGTTACCATATTCTTAGTTCGTTGGTTTGGATACAGCTACAAACAGGCTGTAGCTTTAACCATGATATGCGTCGGCTTGTTTTGGAATGGAATAGGCGGTGCTGCAGTGACCCAAGCTGGTGCCCCCATTTATTGGCCATGGTTGCCTATCTTATTACTCGGTTCTTTCCTTGGTGGCGGACTAGGAGCTTACCTAACCACTCGTTATAGTAATCAAGTAATTAAGGTTTGTTTTGAATTGCTGACCTTCGCGGTTGGCATTAAGTTATTAATGTGA
- a CDS encoding regulatory protein ToxS has protein sequence MNQKIAAGLLALSALLSGWLYWGSDLKVEQVLTAKEWQSKMVTVITDSLQEESVGPLRKVDVTSNVKYLPNGSYMRVATVRLYANNTESENIINISETGEWDISDNYLLVSPIEFKDVSSAQSKDFTADQLKLITQIFKMDAQQSRRIDIVNEKTLLLTSLSHGSTVLFSN, from the coding sequence ATGAATCAGAAAATTGCAGCTGGATTACTTGCTCTATCAGCGCTATTGAGTGGCTGGCTTTACTGGGGAAGTGATCTGAAAGTTGAGCAAGTACTCACAGCGAAAGAATGGCAATCGAAAATGGTGACCGTGATAACAGACAGCCTCCAAGAAGAGTCCGTAGGCCCACTTCGTAAAGTGGATGTGACGTCTAATGTCAAATACCTACCTAATGGTAGCTATATGCGTGTTGCTACTGTTCGCTTATATGCCAACAACACAGAAAGTGAAAACATCATCAACATTTCTGAAACTGGCGAGTGGGATATTAGTGATAACTACTTGCTGGTATCGCCCATCGAGTTCAAAGATGTTTCTTCAGCCCAAAGCAAAGATTTCACTGCAGACCAACTCAAGCTCATCACACAGATCTTTAAAATGGATGCGCAACAGAGTCGTCGTATCGATATTGTCAATGAGAAAACGTTGCTTCTAACTAGCTTAAGTCATGGTTCTACTGTACTTTTCTCTAACTAA
- a CDS encoding winged helix-turn-helix domain-containing protein, with protein MSNIGTKFNLANRFTFDPNTNSLVDKLNDNEIIRLGSNESRILLLLSEKPNEIVSRNELHDFVWREQGFEVDDSSLTQAISTLRKQLQDSTKSPQYVKTVPKRGYQLICPVERTTPFMNSDTSSVEERIEEPEELVNELTAEPQVVDINPLPVAAPTPQTATQNKARPKWAIRIMLFVAILLPLCVILFTNPAESKFRQVAVYDNIPVKTPISHPDLSQWYPSIKQCVKRYNSAHATVAPVEVIATGGQNNQLVLNYIHSLDSSGENITVRIFADQQDLSKVCQ; from the coding sequence ATGAGTAACATAGGCACTAAGTTCAATCTTGCTAACAGATTCACTTTTGACCCCAATACGAATTCTTTGGTGGACAAATTAAACGACAATGAAATCATTCGTCTGGGAAGTAATGAAAGCCGAATTCTGCTTTTACTATCAGAAAAGCCTAATGAAATCGTATCCCGTAATGAGCTGCATGACTTTGTTTGGCGCGAACAAGGCTTCGAAGTGGATGACTCAAGCTTAACTCAAGCCATATCAACTTTGCGTAAACAGCTTCAGGACTCAACTAAATCCCCCCAGTATGTAAAAACGGTGCCAAAGCGCGGCTATCAACTTATCTGTCCTGTTGAGCGTACTACTCCGTTTATGAATAGTGATACATCTTCAGTAGAAGAAAGGATAGAAGAGCCTGAAGAACTGGTGAATGAGTTGACGGCAGAGCCACAGGTAGTTGACATAAATCCCCTCCCGGTAGCAGCTCCAACACCACAGACTGCTACTCAGAATAAAGCAAGACCAAAATGGGCAATACGTATCATGCTGTTTGTGGCGATATTATTGCCTCTCTGTGTGATTTTGTTTACCAACCCCGCTGAATCTAAATTCCGTCAGGTTGCGGTCTACGACAATATCCCAGTCAAAACCCCAATCAGTCATCCTGATCTGAGTCAATGGTACCCATCCATTAAGCAGTGCGTAAAACGCTACAATTCTGCTCATGCGACAGTTGCTCCGGTTGAAGTGATTGCAACGGGTGGTCAAAATAATCAACTAGTGTTGAATTACATTCATTCACTAGACAGTTCAGGTGAAAATATCACGGTTCGTATTTTTGCTGACCAACAAGATCTCAGTAAAGTTTGCCAATAG
- the htpG gene encoding molecular chaperone HtpG, which produces MSDTATQNKETRGFQSEVKQLLHLMIHSLYSNKEIFLRELISNASDASDKLRFQALSNPDLYQGDAELGVKLSFDETANTLTISDNGIGMSRDDVIEHLGTIAKSGTAEFFSKLSEEQSKDSQLIGQFGVGFYSAFIVADAVTVRTRAANLPAEEAVQWHSAGEGEYTIETISKESRGTDIILHMRDEGKEFLNEWRLREVIGKYSDHIGIPVAIQTAERDEEGKETGEKKWEQINKAQALWTRNKSDISEEEYQEFYKHVSHDFADPLVWSHNRVEGKNDYTSLLYIPSKAPWDMMNRDHKSGLKLYVQRVFIMDDAEQFMPSYLRFVRGLIDSNDLPLNVSREILQDNKVTQSLRNACTKRVLTMLERMAKNDEEKYQSFWKEFGLVLKEGPAEDMSNKEKIAGLLRFASTEVDSSEQTVGLASYVERMKEGQDKIYYLTADSYAAAKNSPHLEQFKAKGIEVILMFDRIDEWLMNYLTEFDGKQFQSITKAGLDLSKFENEEEKEKQKETEEEFKSVVERTKDYLGERVKEVRTTFKLASTPAVVVTDDFEMGTQMAKLLEAAGQAAPEVKYIFEINPDHELVKRMADEADEEAFGRWVEVLLGQAMLAERGSMEDPSQFVGAINSLLTKG; this is translated from the coding sequence ATGAGCGATACAGCAACACAAAACAAAGAAACTCGTGGCTTTCAATCTGAAGTAAAACAGCTACTTCATTTAATGATTCATTCTCTTTATTCCAATAAAGAGATCTTTTTGCGTGAACTGATTTCAAACGCATCAGACGCGTCAGATAAGTTGCGTTTTCAGGCACTATCTAATCCTGATTTATATCAAGGCGATGCTGAATTAGGTGTAAAGCTGTCATTTGATGAAACAGCAAATACGCTGACTATTTCTGATAATGGTATTGGGATGAGTCGTGATGATGTCATCGAACATCTGGGTACGATTGCAAAGTCAGGTACCGCTGAGTTTTTCTCAAAACTGTCTGAAGAGCAGTCTAAAGATTCTCAATTGATTGGCCAGTTTGGTGTCGGTTTCTATTCTGCGTTTATTGTTGCAGACGCAGTAACCGTTCGTACTCGCGCAGCAAATCTACCTGCGGAGGAAGCGGTTCAGTGGCATTCGGCAGGCGAAGGTGAGTACACCATTGAGACTATTTCAAAAGAGTCTCGTGGTACGGATATCATTCTGCACATGCGCGATGAAGGCAAAGAGTTCCTTAACGAGTGGCGTCTACGTGAAGTGATCGGCAAGTACTCGGATCATATTGGTATCCCTGTTGCGATTCAAACTGCAGAGCGCGACGAAGAGGGCAAAGAAACGGGCGAGAAGAAGTGGGAGCAAATCAACAAAGCTCAAGCTCTTTGGACACGTAACAAATCTGATATCTCTGAAGAAGAGTACCAAGAGTTCTACAAACATGTTTCACACGACTTCGCTGACCCACTTGTGTGGAGCCATAACCGTGTTGAAGGTAAGAACGACTACACCAGCTTGCTGTATATCCCATCGAAAGCGCCATGGGATATGATGAACCGCGACCATAAATCAGGCCTCAAACTGTATGTGCAGCGCGTATTTATCATGGATGATGCTGAGCAGTTCATGCCTTCATACTTACGTTTTGTTCGAGGGCTAATAGATTCAAATGATCTGCCACTAAACGTGTCGCGTGAAATACTGCAGGATAATAAAGTAACGCAATCTCTGCGAAACGCATGTACTAAGCGTGTGCTTACTATGCTTGAGCGCATGGCAAAAAATGACGAAGAAAAATACCAGTCGTTCTGGAAAGAGTTTGGCCTTGTATTGAAAGAAGGCCCAGCAGAAGACATGAGCAATAAAGAAAAAATTGCTGGTCTGCTGCGTTTTGCTTCTACAGAAGTGGATTCCTCGGAGCAAACGGTCGGTTTAGCCTCTTACGTTGAGCGTATGAAGGAAGGTCAGGACAAGATTTACTACCTGACAGCAGATAGCTACGCTGCTGCGAAGAACAGCCCTCACTTAGAGCAGTTCAAAGCAAAAGGCATCGAAGTCATTCTGATGTTTGATCGTATCGATGAGTGGTTGATGAACTACTTAACAGAGTTTGATGGTAAGCAGTTCCAGTCGATCACTAAAGCAGGCCTTGACCTGAGCAAGTTTGAGAACGAAGAAGAAAAAGAAAAGCAGAAAGAGACGGAAGAAGAGTTTAAGTCTGTTGTTGAGCGTACGAAGGACTACTTAGGCGAACGCGTAAAAGAAGTACGTACTACGTTCAAGCTAGCTTCAACACCAGCGGTTGTTGTGACCGATGATTTTGAAATGGGTACACAAATGGCGAAGTTGCTTGAAGCCGCTGGTCAGGCTGCACCTGAAGTGAAGTACATCTTCGAAATTAACCCAGACCATGAGCTGGTCAAGCGAATGGCAGATGAAGCTGATGAAGAAGCATTTGGTCGTTGGGTGGAGGTGCTTCTTGGGCAAGCGATGCTGGCAGAGCGCGGCTCGATGGAAGATCCATCTCAATTTGTAGGTGCCATCAACTCGCTTTTGACTAAGGGCTAA
- the adk gene encoding adenylate kinase, protein MRIILLGAPGAGKGTQAQFIMEKYGIPQISTGDMLRAAIKAGTELGKQAKAVIDAGQLVSDEIILGLIKERIAQDDCEKGFLLDGFPRTIPQADGLKEMGVDVDYVIEFDVADDVIVERMAGRRAHLPSGRTYHVVYNPPKVEGKDDVTGEDLVVRDDDKEETVRARLGVYHEQTAPLISYYGKEADAGNTKYLKFDGTKQVAEVSADIEKALA, encoded by the coding sequence ATGCGCATCATTCTTCTAGGTGCTCCAGGTGCGGGTAAAGGCACACAGGCTCAATTCATCATGGAGAAATACGGTATTCCACAAATCTCTACTGGTGACATGCTACGTGCTGCTATCAAAGCGGGTACAGAGCTTGGTAAACAAGCGAAAGCTGTAATCGACGCTGGTCAGCTAGTTTCTGATGAAATCATCCTTGGCCTAATTAAAGAGCGTATTGCTCAAGATGACTGCGAAAAAGGCTTCCTACTTGATGGTTTCCCACGCACAATTCCTCAGGCTGATGGCCTTAAAGAGATGGGCGTTGATGTAGACTACGTGATTGAGTTTGACGTAGCTGATGACGTTATTGTCGAGCGCATGGCTGGTCGTCGTGCTCACCTACCTTCTGGTCGTACTTACCACGTTGTTTACAACCCGCCTAAAGTTGAAGGTAAAGACGATGTTACCGGTGAAGATCTGGTTGTACGTGATGACGATAAAGAAGAGACAGTACGTGCACGTCTAGGCGTGTACCATGAGCAAACGGCACCTCTAATCTCTTACTACGGTAAAGAAGCTGACGCTGGTAACACTAAGTACCTTAAGTTCGATGGTACTAAGCAAGTTGCTGAAGTTAGTGCTGATATTGAGAAAGCACTGGCTTAA
- the hemH gene encoding ferrochelatase: MQNNKKQGVLLVNLGTPDAPTAPAVKRFLSQFLHDQRVVDMTRWVWCPILHGVILPIRSPKVAKLYETVWMEEGSPLLVYSKRQAEKLARSIDIPVELGMTYGNPSLQSGLESLIEKGVEEVIVLPLYPQYSSTTTAAVSDGLTKAFKQLPVMPGYKVIRDYHNHPTYIKALADSVKRSWADKGRGDYLLCSYHGIPQRYADNGDIYPKHCETTTELLRLELGLSKDQIGMTYQSRFGREEWLQPYTDKTLEKLPEKGIKKLDIMTPAFSADCLETLEEISEQCQEIFFEEGGEVFNFIPCLNDDELHIQMMVELTTQT, translated from the coding sequence ATGCAAAATAATAAAAAACAAGGTGTATTATTGGTTAACCTGGGTACACCAGATGCACCTACAGCTCCGGCAGTAAAACGTTTTCTCAGTCAGTTCTTGCATGACCAAAGGGTTGTGGATATGACTCGTTGGGTGTGGTGCCCGATTCTCCATGGCGTTATTTTACCAATACGTTCACCGAAAGTTGCCAAACTGTACGAGACGGTTTGGATGGAAGAGGGATCTCCTCTCCTTGTTTACTCCAAGCGCCAAGCAGAAAAACTCGCGAGATCTATCGATATTCCTGTTGAATTGGGGATGACTTATGGAAATCCTAGCCTTCAGTCAGGGCTTGAATCACTGATAGAAAAAGGGGTAGAAGAGGTAATAGTCCTCCCTTTGTACCCTCAGTATTCAAGCACAACCACGGCTGCCGTATCGGATGGTCTCACCAAAGCCTTTAAACAGCTTCCCGTGATGCCTGGTTATAAAGTTATTCGCGATTATCATAACCACCCTACCTACATTAAAGCGTTGGCTGATAGTGTGAAACGCTCTTGGGCAGATAAAGGACGCGGTGACTATTTACTGTGCTCATATCATGGTATCCCGCAACGTTACGCTGATAACGGGGATATATATCCAAAGCATTGTGAAACAACCACTGAGTTGCTACGACTAGAGTTAGGTTTGAGTAAAGACCAGATTGGGATGACGTATCAATCTCGATTTGGCCGAGAGGAATGGTTGCAGCCATATACGGATAAAACGCTAGAAAAATTGCCTGAAAAAGGGATTAAGAAGCTCGATATTATGACGCCTGCTTTTTCCGCCGATTGCTTAGAAACCTTAGAAGAGATCTCAGAGCAGTGTCAGGAGATATTTTTTGAGGAAGGAGGAGAAGTTTTTAACTTCATTCCATGTTTAAACGATGATGAGCTTCATATTCAGATGATGGTTGAGTTAACCACTCAAACCTAA
- a CDS encoding DNA/RNA non-specific endonuclease codes for MKNTILLSLAVVFSLPVTAQTCGQHLDVGLPSYHSDQVLCRSGYAVGYNYQKKNADWVAYHITAESVNASYKRSNSFKEDTELPDYARSTLNDYSASGYDRGHLAPSATMDFSQESMTQSFLMSNMSPQLPGFNRVGWRILEEHVRDLANEYNELYVITGPIYRGNEASIGDNVVIPSAFYKVILDPYFNDAIAFVVPHRDVSSSELVNFVTTVDDVEQQTGLNFFSLISDSVEETMESQLWEMWPTPE; via the coding sequence ATGAAAAATACTATTTTACTCAGTCTTGCTGTTGTCTTTTCGCTACCAGTTACAGCACAAACCTGCGGACAACACTTAGACGTGGGTTTACCTTCCTATCATTCAGATCAAGTTCTTTGCCGCAGCGGCTACGCTGTAGGTTACAACTATCAGAAAAAAAACGCCGATTGGGTTGCTTATCACATCACAGCAGAGAGTGTGAATGCGAGCTATAAACGCAGTAACAGCTTTAAAGAAGATACTGAGCTACCAGACTATGCACGCTCAACTCTCAACGATTACAGCGCTTCAGGCTATGACAGGGGCCATCTTGCTCCCTCTGCCACCATGGACTTTAGCCAAGAATCCATGACGCAAAGCTTTTTAATGAGTAACATGTCACCTCAACTACCGGGTTTTAATCGTGTTGGCTGGCGAATACTGGAAGAGCATGTACGAGATTTAGCCAATGAGTATAATGAGCTTTATGTGATAACAGGCCCAATTTATCGGGGAAATGAAGCGAGTATTGGTGATAATGTCGTTATTCCAAGTGCTTTTTATAAAGTCATTCTCGACCCATACTTTAATGATGCCATTGCTTTTGTCGTTCCACATCGTGATGTTTCCAGCAGCGAATTAGTCAACTTTGTCACAACTGTTGATGATGTTGAGCAGCAGACTGGCTTGAATTTCTTCTCCTTGATTAGCGATAGTGTTGAGGAAACGATGGAGTCCCAACTCTGGGAAATGTGGCCAACACCAGAATAA
- the xni gene encoding flap endonuclease Xni, with protein sequence MSIHLVIIDALNLIRRVHSAQPDPNDITRTITTTTRTLNRIISESQPTHIIAVFDHHLQERGWRAEVLPEYKQNRKPMPEPLLNGLDAIQEAWWELGIDSLLSEGDEADDLVATLAMKVAKHNQKVTIISTDKGYCQLLSPTLQIRDYFQHRWLDEPFIEKEFGVSPSQLADFWGLTGVSSSQVPGVPGIGPKAAKEILNQFDDIEQAYASEQLATKYRKKLETHIDSARRCKQVAALNTDIELGFNLQDIRFTGPTNHAPRG encoded by the coding sequence ATGTCTATTCATCTTGTTATTATCGATGCATTGAACCTCATTCGGCGCGTCCACTCAGCACAGCCCGATCCTAACGATATAACAAGAACTATCACCACAACCACGCGTACGCTGAACCGTATTATCAGCGAATCACAGCCAACACATATCATCGCGGTTTTTGATCATCACCTACAGGAGAGAGGTTGGCGCGCAGAGGTATTACCTGAATACAAACAAAACCGAAAACCTATGCCAGAGCCTTTACTCAATGGATTGGATGCTATTCAGGAAGCTTGGTGGGAACTAGGGATCGATTCATTGTTGTCAGAAGGTGATGAAGCGGATGATCTTGTAGCCACACTCGCAATGAAAGTGGCAAAGCATAACCAAAAAGTGACCATCATTTCGACAGATAAAGGCTACTGCCAGCTACTATCGCCTACCTTACAGATCCGTGATTACTTCCAACATCGCTGGCTTGACGAGCCTTTTATTGAAAAAGAGTTTGGTGTGTCTCCCTCTCAATTGGCCGACTTCTGGGGCTTAACAGGAGTCAGCTCTAGCCAAGTTCCCGGCGTCCCTGGTATTGGACCAAAAGCGGCTAAAGAGATCCTCAATCAATTTGATGACATAGAACAAGCTTATGCCTCTGAGCAACTAGCGACCAAATATCGTAAAAAACTAGAGACACATATCGACTCAGCACGCCGATGTAAACAAGTTGCCGCGTTAAACACGGATATTGAATTGGGTTTTAATCTGCAGGATATTCGCTTCACAGGTCCTACTAACCATGCCCCTAGGGGGTAA